A stretch of Canis lupus baileyi chromosome 7, mCanLup2.hap1, whole genome shotgun sequence DNA encodes these proteins:
- the PRR3 gene encoding proline-rich protein 3 isoform X1, whose product MPKRKKQNQQQPPPPQQPQLPERGETGDEEDGSPIGPPSLLGPPPMANGKPGDPKSAPNWNPPTCPPSVEWINKLLCVHAMGYYTAMKMNELLLQATWMNLTNTVLSERSQTEKNADSLHRGPPGSRGPMIPPLLSLPPPPRGRGPIRGGLGPRCGPYGRGWWGANTEPPFPGPGHGGPSRGGFHKEQRNPRRLKSWSLIKNTCPPKDGPQVMEDKSNRPVCRHFAKKGHCRYEDLCAFYHPGVNGPPL is encoded by the exons ATGCCCAAACGAAAGAAGCAGAATCAGCAGCAGCCGCCGCCTCCGCAACAGCCCCAGCTGCCAGAGCGGGGGGAGACTGGAGACGAGGAGGATGGGAGTCCCATCG GACCACCTAGCCTTCTGGGCCCTCCCCCCATGGCCAATGGAAAGCCTGGTGATCCCAAGTCAG ccccaaactggaatcCACCCACATGTCCACCatcagtagaatggataaataagttgttgtgtgtgcatgcaatGGGATACTACACTGCAATGAAAATGAACGAACTCCTGCTACAGGCaacctggatgaatctcacaaacacgGTGTTGAGCGAAAGGAGCCAGACAGAAAAGAATGcagact ctCTTCACAGAGGTCCTCCAGGATCAAGGGGACCAATGATTCCaccactgctgagcctcccacctcctcccaggggCAGAGGCCCAATCCGGGGAGGCCTGGGTCCCAGGTGCGGCCCATATGGTCGTGGCTGGTGGGGGGCCAATACTGAACCTCCTTTTCCTGGACCAGGCCATGGGGGTCCTTCCAGAGGAGGCTTTCACAAAGAGCAGAGAAATCCCCGAAGGCTCAAAAGTTGGTCTCTTATCAAAAATACCTGCCCACCCAAGGATGGCCCCCAAGTTATGGAAG ACAAATCCAACCGCCCCGTCTGCCGACACTTTGCCAAAAAGGGCCACTGTCGATATGAGGACCTCTGTGCCTTCTACCACCCAGGCGTCAATGGACCTCCTCTGTGA
- the PRR3 gene encoding proline-rich protein 3 isoform X2, producing MPKRKKQNQQQPPPPQQPQLPERGETGDEEDGSPIGPPSLLGPPPMANGKPGDPKSALHRGPPGSRGPMIPPLLSLPPPPRGRGPIRGGLGPRCGPYGRGWWGANTEPPFPGPGHGGPSRGGFHKEQRNPRRLKSWSLIKNTCPPKDGPQVMEDKSNRPVCRHFAKKGHCRYEDLCAFYHPGVNGPPL from the exons ATGCCCAAACGAAAGAAGCAGAATCAGCAGCAGCCGCCGCCTCCGCAACAGCCCCAGCTGCCAGAGCGGGGGGAGACTGGAGACGAGGAGGATGGGAGTCCCATCG GACCACCTAGCCTTCTGGGCCCTCCCCCCATGGCCAATGGAAAGCCTGGTGATCCCAAGTCAG ctCTTCACAGAGGTCCTCCAGGATCAAGGGGACCAATGATTCCaccactgctgagcctcccacctcctcccaggggCAGAGGCCCAATCCGGGGAGGCCTGGGTCCCAGGTGCGGCCCATATGGTCGTGGCTGGTGGGGGGCCAATACTGAACCTCCTTTTCCTGGACCAGGCCATGGGGGTCCTTCCAGAGGAGGCTTTCACAAAGAGCAGAGAAATCCCCGAAGGCTCAAAAGTTGGTCTCTTATCAAAAATACCTGCCCACCCAAGGATGGCCCCCAAGTTATGGAAG ACAAATCCAACCGCCCCGTCTGCCGACACTTTGCCAAAAAGGGCCACTGTCGATATGAGGACCTCTGTGCCTTCTACCACCCAGGCGTCAATGGACCTCCTCTGTGA